The Streptomyces sp. Je 1-332 genome has a window encoding:
- a CDS encoding class I SAM-dependent methyltransferase has translation MTRQLDEQIAGRFPVGQRLRVLDVGMGQGTQALRLARAGHKVTGVEQDPAMVAAARAALGAEPEGIQGRVRIVEGDGRETGVHFLPGSFDVVLCHGVLMYVEEPDALLAGLARMLAPGGLLSLLVRNADALAMRPGLAGDWAGAMAAFDSTVYRNRLGLEARADRLAAVSASLAGIAAPLHAWYGVRVFTDQASDEARPPEEAELAALLAAEERAGRTDPYRRVAALLHVCGVRD, from the coding sequence GTGACCCGGCAGCTCGACGAGCAGATAGCCGGGCGCTTCCCCGTGGGGCAGCGGCTGCGCGTGCTCGACGTGGGCATGGGCCAGGGCACGCAGGCGCTGCGGCTGGCCCGTGCCGGGCACAAGGTGACCGGCGTCGAGCAGGATCCGGCGATGGTGGCCGCGGCGCGTGCCGCGCTGGGCGCCGAGCCGGAGGGCATCCAGGGGCGGGTACGCATCGTCGAGGGCGACGGGCGCGAGACCGGGGTGCATTTCCTGCCGGGCAGCTTCGACGTCGTGCTGTGCCACGGCGTCCTGATGTACGTCGAGGAGCCGGACGCGCTGCTCGCGGGCCTCGCCCGGATGCTGGCCCCCGGCGGGCTGCTCTCCCTTCTCGTACGGAACGCCGACGCGCTGGCCATGCGGCCGGGTCTTGCCGGGGACTGGGCGGGGGCGATGGCCGCCTTCGACTCCACCGTGTACCGCAATCGGCTCGGCCTCGAAGCGCGGGCCGACCGGCTCGCCGCCGTTTCCGCCTCGCTCGCGGGGATCGCCGCGCCGCTGCACGCCTGGTACGGGGTGCGGGTCTTCACCGACCAGGCGTCGGACGAGGCCCGGCCGCCGGAGGAAGCGGAGTTGGCGGCGTTGCTCGCCGCCGAGGAGCGGGCCGGTCGGACTGACCCGTATCGCCGGGTCGCGGCTCTGTTGCACGTCTGCGGTGTGCGGGACTGA
- a CDS encoding histidine kinase, with product MTTLVRGRCWAKAHPLAVDAALAAAVLVCMVIGSFVEPYGHDGGPTWGTRSPGALSLVLMLLGATALVFRRRAPWVVLAATCAVSVVDLITGEFRGAVVMSAVIALYTVAATTNRPTTWRVGVVTITGLTGVAMLAGPLPWYAQENLGIFAWTGMAAAAGDAVRSRRAFVDAIRERAERAERTREEEARRRVAEERLRIARDLHDVVAHHIALVNVQAGVAAHVMDKRPDQAKEALSHVRDASRSALGELRATVGLLRQTGDPEAPTEPAPGLARLDDLVETFRHAGLPVEVTCDDTVADLPAGVDLAAYRIIQEALTNVQKHAGVGAKAEVSVIRVGPNAEVTILDDGGGEKKEPAGGSDGGGHGLLGMRERVSALNGRCTAGPRYGGGFRVHAILPVTPTPVTPAEGGTA from the coding sequence GTGACCACTCTCGTGCGAGGCCGCTGCTGGGCCAAGGCACATCCCCTGGCCGTGGACGCCGCCCTCGCGGCAGCCGTCCTCGTGTGCATGGTCATCGGTTCCTTCGTGGAGCCGTACGGCCACGACGGCGGCCCCACGTGGGGCACGCGCTCGCCGGGCGCGCTCAGCCTCGTCCTGATGCTGCTCGGCGCCACCGCCCTGGTCTTCCGCCGCCGAGCCCCCTGGGTGGTCCTCGCGGCGACCTGCGCCGTCTCCGTCGTCGACCTCATCACCGGAGAGTTCCGCGGCGCCGTCGTGATGAGCGCGGTCATCGCCCTCTACACCGTCGCCGCCACCACCAACCGCCCCACCACCTGGCGCGTAGGCGTCGTCACCATCACCGGCCTCACCGGCGTCGCGATGCTGGCCGGACCGCTGCCCTGGTACGCCCAGGAGAATCTCGGCATCTTCGCCTGGACCGGCATGGCCGCGGCCGCCGGTGACGCCGTCCGCAGCCGCCGCGCCTTCGTGGACGCCATACGCGAGCGCGCCGAACGAGCCGAGCGCACCCGTGAGGAAGAGGCCCGGCGCCGCGTCGCCGAGGAGCGGCTGCGCATCGCACGCGACCTGCACGACGTGGTCGCCCACCACATCGCCCTCGTCAACGTCCAGGCGGGAGTCGCGGCCCACGTCATGGACAAGCGGCCGGACCAGGCCAAGGAAGCCCTCTCCCACGTACGCGACGCCAGCCGCTCCGCGCTGGGCGAACTGCGCGCCACCGTCGGCCTGTTGCGCCAGACCGGCGACCCCGAGGCACCCACCGAGCCGGCCCCGGGCCTGGCCCGCCTCGACGACCTCGTCGAGACCTTCCGTCACGCGGGCCTCCCCGTGGAGGTGACCTGCGACGACACCGTGGCCGACCTGCCCGCCGGGGTCGACCTGGCCGCGTACCGCATCATCCAGGAAGCCCTCACGAACGTGCAGAAGCACGCGGGCGTGGGCGCCAAGGCCGAGGTCAGCGTCATCCGCGTGGGGCCGAACGCCGAGGTCACGATCCTGGACGACGGCGGGGGCGAGAAGAAGGAACCGGCCGGCGGGAGCGACGGGGGCGGGCACGGCCTCCTCGGCATGCGCGAGCGCGTCAGCGCCCTGAACGGCCGCTGCACCGCCGGACCCCGCTACGGCGGCGGCTTCCGCGTCCATGCGATCCTGCCCGTCACACCAACGCCGGTCACCCCGGCAGAGGGAGGGACCGCGTGA
- a CDS encoding class I SAM-dependent methyltransferase, with protein sequence MDAAQAAAAQAEKIFAVPYSTRRHRARARAMGRFIEPESWLDIETGDGHFPAVAQQVHPYTSFDGLDLTGRVEEGRRAGRVEEAHRGLLADLAPRLAGRYDALSMFHYLERSADPRIELIAARTVLRPGGHLMIEVPVPRSRYARLLDKGWLRPEPYHRIPLDTLRHELESLGYTVVATDRREPHIPFDLTARLAITLGRIRAAARLAVPLLAAAALADRLLAPLVSRTRFANAYRVIARRGPTA encoded by the coding sequence ATGGACGCAGCCCAGGCCGCCGCAGCTCAGGCCGAGAAGATCTTCGCCGTCCCGTACTCCACCCGCCGCCACCGGGCACGGGCCCGCGCGATGGGCCGGTTCATCGAGCCGGAGAGCTGGCTGGACATCGAGACCGGGGACGGGCACTTCCCCGCCGTCGCACAGCAGGTGCACCCGTACACCTCCTTCGACGGCCTCGACCTCACCGGACGTGTGGAGGAGGGCCGCAGGGCCGGCCGCGTGGAGGAGGCCCACCGCGGGCTGCTCGCCGACCTGGCGCCGAGACTCGCGGGGCGCTACGACGCCCTGAGCATGTTCCACTACCTGGAGCGCAGCGCCGACCCGCGCATCGAACTCATCGCCGCCCGCACGGTGTTGCGCCCCGGTGGCCATCTGATGATCGAGGTCCCCGTCCCGCGCAGCCGGTACGCCAGGCTGCTCGACAAGGGATGGCTCAGGCCCGAGCCCTACCACCGCATTCCGCTCGACACCCTCCGACACGAGCTCGAAAGCCTCGGCTACACCGTCGTGGCCACCGACCGGCGCGAGCCGCACATCCCCTTCGACCTGACAGCCCGTCTGGCCATCACCCTCGGCCGCATCCGCGCCGCGGCCCGCCTCGCGGTCCCGCTCCTGGCCGCCGCGGCCCTGGCCGACCGGCTGCTCGCCCCGCTGGTCAGCCGCACCCGCTTCGCCAACGCCTACCGGGTCATCGCGCGCCGGGGCCCCACCGCCTGA
- a CDS encoding response regulator transcription factor — translation MTIRVLLADDQALLRSAFKVLVDSEPDMEVVAEASDGAEAVELARSRAADVVLMDIRMPGTDGLAATRLISSDPALAHVRVVMLTTFEVDEYVVQSLRAGASGFLGKGAEPDELLGAIRIAAAGDALLSPVATKGLIAKFLAQGESPDGDGGARGERLDALTGREREVLVQVAGGHSNDEIAERLEVSPLTVKTHVNRAMAKLGARDRAQLVVTAYESGLVRPRVE, via the coding sequence GTGACGATCCGGGTGCTGCTCGCCGACGATCAGGCCTTGCTGCGCAGCGCGTTCAAGGTGCTCGTCGACTCCGAGCCCGACATGGAGGTCGTCGCCGAGGCGTCGGACGGCGCCGAGGCCGTCGAGCTCGCCAGGTCGCGGGCGGCCGACGTCGTCCTGATGGACATCCGCATGCCCGGCACGGACGGTCTCGCCGCCACCCGCCTGATCAGCTCCGACCCAGCCCTGGCCCACGTACGCGTGGTCATGCTGACGACCTTCGAGGTCGACGAGTACGTGGTGCAGTCGCTGCGCGCCGGTGCCTCCGGCTTCCTCGGCAAGGGCGCGGAGCCGGACGAACTGCTCGGCGCGATCCGGATCGCGGCCGCGGGCGACGCCCTGCTCTCCCCGGTGGCGACGAAGGGCCTGATCGCCAAGTTCCTCGCGCAGGGCGAAAGTCCGGACGGTGACGGCGGGGCGCGCGGCGAGCGTCTTGACGCGCTCACCGGCCGCGAGCGGGAGGTCCTGGTCCAGGTCGCGGGCGGGCACTCGAACGACGAGATCGCCGAGCGCCTGGAAGTCAGCCCGCTCACCGTGAAGACCCACGTGAACCGTGCGATGGCGAAGCTGGGCGCCCGCGACCGGGCACAACTCGTCGTCACTGCCTACGAATCGGGCCTGGTACGTCCAAGGGTGGAGTGA
- a CDS encoding DUF3043 domain-containing protein, which produces MKTPGVAGSFPIGRGSTRPHPVPLGFVFRSRSKDEKAPVAKAPVTDSQQPRDPEAPKGRPTPKRSEAQTQRRSVANTPVTRKEAAKRQRNERRVQMDKQRQALASGDERYLPARDKGPVRKFARDFVDSRFCIAEFFLPLAVIILVLSMVRIPQLQNIALLLWLFVIVLIIVDSVTTAFRLKKRLAERFPDVSRKGAVAYALMRTLQMRRLRLPKPQVKRGERP; this is translated from the coding sequence ATCAAGACGCCCGGTGTTGCCGGATCGTTCCCCATCGGGCGGGGGTCCACACGTCCGCACCCCGTACCCTTGGGTTTTGTGTTCCGTAGCCGATCCAAGGACGAGAAGGCCCCGGTAGCCAAGGCCCCGGTGACCGACTCCCAGCAGCCCCGTGACCCCGAGGCCCCGAAGGGCCGCCCCACGCCCAAGCGCAGTGAGGCCCAGACCCAGCGCCGCAGCGTGGCCAACACGCCTGTGACGCGCAAGGAGGCGGCGAAGCGGCAGCGCAACGAACGCCGCGTCCAGATGGACAAGCAGCGCCAGGCGCTCGCCAGCGGTGACGAGCGCTATCTGCCCGCCCGCGACAAGGGTCCCGTGCGCAAGTTCGCGCGTGACTTCGTCGACTCGCGGTTCTGCATCGCCGAGTTCTTCCTGCCGCTCGCGGTGATCATCCTCGTACTGAGCATGGTCCGCATTCCGCAGCTGCAGAACATCGCGCTGCTGCTCTGGCTCTTCGTGATCGTCCTGATCATCGTGGACTCGGTGACGACGGCGTTCCGCCTGAAGAAGCGTCTCGCCGAGCGCTTCCCGGACGTGAGCAGGAAGGGCGCCGTCGCTTACGCCCTCATGCGTACGCTCCAGATGCGCCGGCTGCGACTGCCGAAGCCGCAGGTCAAGCGCGGAGAGCGGCCCTGA
- a CDS encoding phosphatidylglycerol lysyltransferase domain-containing protein gives MGDEQSAAGRRRRLAAAFSVWYLRAVTFVNFLSAVWVSLGQDLRRHNTENYFTPYLLTAGFASGAFTMFLAITMRRRKRAAWILNLVLSGLFLLLFAFAMVFPEIRRYAQNWISLALTAAFVASLIVGRREFYAKGDRSNPKLAAAVAVGGLLAASLIAALLVTVTNHAHDESRSTFLDRWRYGTMRLVSLAADDRRFEGITTPGWVNVGINVLSTLLLLAVLYAAFRSRKAVDPLTEDDERGLHDLLDKYGERDSLGYFALRREKSVVWSPSAKAAVAYRVIGGVSLASGDPIGDPEAWPGAIEPWLADAREHGWIPAVMGASEEAGTIYARHGLDALELGDEAIVETAEFTLEGRAMRTVRQAYNRVKRAGYEVRIRRHEDIPADEMAYLLKRADDWRDGATERGFSMALGRLGDPADGRCVMLECTDGEGELRALLSFVPWGPRGLSLDLMRRDRDAENGLMEFMVIELLQRAAEIKITQVSLNFAMFRSVFERGSRLGAGPVLRLWRSLLTFFSRWWQIESLYRANAKYRPIWEPRFLLFEKSADLPRIGIASARAEGFLEAPGLPKSLHRKHLESRR, from the coding sequence ATGGGAGATGAGCAATCTGCTGCCGGGCGCCGTCGGCGTCTCGCCGCGGCCTTCAGCGTCTGGTACCTCCGCGCCGTCACCTTCGTCAACTTCCTGAGCGCGGTCTGGGTCTCCCTCGGGCAGGATCTGCGGCGGCACAACACCGAGAACTACTTCACGCCGTATCTGCTCACCGCGGGCTTCGCCTCTGGTGCGTTCACGATGTTCCTGGCCATCACGATGCGCCGCCGCAAACGCGCCGCGTGGATTCTCAACCTCGTACTCAGCGGGCTCTTTCTGCTCCTCTTCGCGTTCGCGATGGTCTTCCCGGAGATCCGCCGGTACGCGCAGAACTGGATCTCCCTCGCCCTGACCGCCGCCTTCGTCGCCTCGCTGATCGTGGGGCGGCGGGAGTTCTACGCCAAGGGCGACCGCTCCAATCCGAAGCTCGCCGCGGCCGTCGCCGTCGGCGGGCTGCTCGCGGCATCGCTGATCGCCGCGCTCCTGGTCACGGTCACCAACCACGCGCACGACGAGAGCCGTTCGACGTTCCTCGACCGCTGGCGCTACGGCACGATGCGCCTGGTCTCGCTGGCAGCCGACGACCGGCGGTTCGAGGGCATCACCACGCCCGGCTGGGTCAACGTCGGCATCAACGTGCTCAGCACGCTTCTCCTCCTGGCCGTCCTGTACGCCGCGTTCCGCTCGCGCAAGGCGGTCGACCCGCTCACCGAGGACGACGAGCGCGGACTTCACGACCTGCTCGACAAGTACGGCGAGCGCGACTCGCTCGGCTACTTCGCGCTGCGCCGCGAGAAGAGCGTCGTGTGGTCGCCGAGCGCCAAGGCGGCGGTCGCCTACCGCGTCATCGGGGGTGTGTCGCTGGCCTCCGGTGACCCGATCGGGGACCCGGAGGCCTGGCCGGGCGCGATCGAGCCATGGCTCGCCGACGCCCGCGAGCACGGCTGGATCCCCGCCGTGATGGGCGCGAGCGAGGAGGCGGGCACGATCTACGCCCGGCACGGCCTGGACGCGCTCGAACTGGGCGACGAAGCCATCGTCGAGACCGCCGAGTTCACGTTGGAGGGGCGGGCGATGCGGACGGTCCGCCAGGCGTACAACCGGGTCAAGCGGGCCGGTTACGAGGTGCGGATCCGCCGTCACGAGGACATCCCGGCCGACGAGATGGCGTACCTCCTCAAGCGCGCCGACGACTGGCGGGACGGGGCCACCGAGCGCGGCTTCTCCATGGCGCTCGGCAGGCTCGGCGACCCGGCCGACGGGCGGTGCGTGATGCTCGAATGCACGGACGGTGAGGGCGAGTTGAGAGCGCTGCTCTCCTTCGTGCCGTGGGGGCCGCGCGGGCTCTCCCTCGACCTGATGCGGCGCGACCGCGACGCCGAGAACGGCCTGATGGAGTTCATGGTCATCGAGCTGCTCCAGCGCGCGGCAGAGATCAAGATCACTCAAGTGTCCCTCAACTTCGCGATGTTCAGGTCGGTCTTCGAACGTGGCTCGCGGCTCGGCGCGGGCCCGGTCCTGCGGCTGTGGCGCTCGCTGCTCACCTTCTTCTCGCGGTGGTGGCAGATCGAGTCGCTGTACCGCGCGAACGCGAAGTACCGCCCGATCTGGGAACCCCGCTTCCTTCTCTTCGAGAAGAGCGCGGACCTGCCGCGCATCGGCATCGCGTCGGCCCGCGCGGAGGGCTTCCTGGAAGCGCCGGGCCTGCCGAAGTCGCTGCACCGCAAGCACCTGGAGTCCCGACGATGA
- a CDS encoding trypsin-like peptidase domain-containing protein, with translation MNALRTRHFAAAAAVTAGLLVAGCSSPGSGDSGESTTQAAPMAASDLQDDYQQVIKDVLPSVVQIEASESLGSGVVHDNKGHIVTNAHVVGKERTFKVTTATGEQALTAKLVASYPEQDLAVIKLDNPPNGLKAAKFGDSTKAEVGQIVLAMGSPLGLSSSVTQGIISATGRTVSEPRTEGSSGATIANMVQTSAAINPGNSGGALVTLDSEVIGIPTLAASDPQMGDSAAPGIGFAIPSTMVKTIADQIIEDGKVTDSGRAALGITGRTVLGDDYKPAGVAVVNAQRDGAAAKAGIEAGDIITKMGGADITTITSLSEALAGEKPGDKAQVTYLRDGAEKSADVTLGEM, from the coding sequence ATGAATGCCTTGCGCACCCGTCACTTCGCCGCAGCCGCCGCCGTCACCGCAGGCCTCCTTGTCGCCGGCTGCTCGAGCCCCGGGTCCGGAGACTCCGGTGAGTCCACCACTCAGGCCGCGCCCATGGCCGCGAGCGATCTGCAGGACGACTACCAGCAGGTGATCAAGGACGTCCTGCCGTCGGTCGTACAGATCGAAGCCTCCGAGAGCCTCGGCTCCGGTGTCGTCCACGACAACAAGGGCCACATCGTCACCAACGCCCATGTCGTGGGCAAGGAACGGACCTTCAAGGTCACGACGGCCACCGGGGAGCAGGCGCTCACCGCGAAGCTCGTCGCCTCCTACCCCGAGCAGGATCTCGCCGTCATCAAGCTCGACAACCCGCCGAACGGGCTCAAGGCGGCGAAGTTCGGGGACTCCACGAAGGCCGAGGTCGGGCAGATCGTGCTCGCCATGGGTTCGCCGCTCGGCCTGTCGTCGAGCGTCACGCAGGGCATCATCTCCGCCACCGGACGCACCGTCAGCGAGCCCCGCACGGAGGGCTCCTCCGGGGCCACCATCGCGAACATGGTGCAGACGTCGGCCGCGATCAACCCGGGCAACAGCGGCGGCGCCCTGGTCACCCTCGACAGCGAGGTCATCGGCATTCCGACGCTCGCCGCGAGCGATCCGCAGATGGGCGACAGCGCGGCGCCCGGCATCGGGTTCGCGATCCCGTCCACGATGGTGAAGACCATCGCCGACCAGATCATCGAGGACGGCAAGGTCACCGACTCGGGCCGGGCCGCGCTCGGCATCACGGGCCGCACCGTGCTCGGCGACGACTACAAGCCGGCGGGCGTCGCCGTCGTGAACGCGCAGAGGGACGGCGCGGCCGCCAAGGCGGGCATCGAGGCCGGCGACATCATCACCAAGATGGGCGGCGCGGACATCACCACGATCACCTCGCTCTCCGAGGCGCTCGCCGGGGAGAAGCCGGGCGACAAGGCGCAGGTGACGTACCTACGGGACGGCGCCGAGAAGAGCGCTGACGTCACGCTCGGCGAGATGTAG
- a CDS encoding bifunctional adenosylcobinamide kinase/adenosylcobinamide-phosphate guanylyltransferase, with amino-acid sequence MELTLLGTGAPEGLPRPGCPCAACATALGGAARGATALLVDGVLLLDLTPGAAFAAARSGHSLGGVRQVLLSHPHDGPSVEVPAGLPQPGRVPDGRELALLTGHRVRAVAMDHPGTGYEVVGPDGERLLYLPPGGAPAGLPDEQPAYEMVLADVVGRPDGLARLRATGAIGPTTDVVAVHLGHEVPPGAELTRRLAAAGARAVPDGSTLVVGAYEDVPDVPRRTLVLGGARSGKSVEAERRLEAFPEVLYVATGGTRNGDSEWADRVSAHRERRPGSWSTAETCDLVPLLAENGPALLIDCLSLWLTYAMDEVNAWDDDEWAGGGERALRKRVSELTDAVRSTRRTVVAVSNEVGSGIVPATASGRRYRDELGRLNAAFASECEHVLLVVAGQALTLRG; translated from the coding sequence GTGGAACTGACTCTGCTCGGCACCGGCGCCCCCGAAGGCCTCCCCCGCCCCGGCTGTCCCTGCGCGGCCTGTGCGACCGCGCTCGGCGGCGCGGCGCGCGGGGCCACCGCGCTTCTGGTGGACGGCGTCCTGCTGCTCGACCTCACCCCTGGCGCCGCCTTCGCGGCCGCCCGCTCCGGGCACTCGCTCGGAGGTGTACGCCAGGTCCTGCTCTCGCACCCGCACGACGGCCCCTCGGTGGAGGTGCCCGCGGGGCTGCCGCAGCCGGGCCGGGTGCCCGACGGGCGGGAGCTCGCGCTGCTCACCGGGCATCGGGTGCGCGCGGTGGCGATGGACCACCCGGGGACGGGGTACGAAGTCGTGGGTCCCGACGGGGAGCGGCTGCTGTATCTGCCGCCGGGCGGTGCGCCGGCCGGGCTGCCGGACGAGCAGCCCGCGTACGAGATGGTCCTCGCCGATGTGGTGGGGCGCCCCGACGGGCTCGCGCGGCTGCGGGCCACCGGGGCGATCGGGCCGACCACGGACGTCGTCGCCGTCCATCTGGGCCACGAGGTGCCGCCGGGCGCCGAGCTGACCCGCAGGCTGGCCGCCGCCGGCGCGCGGGCCGTGCCGGACGGGTCGACGCTGGTGGTCGGCGCCTACGAGGACGTACCGGACGTGCCGCGCCGCACCCTCGTACTCGGCGGCGCCCGGTCCGGGAAGTCGGTGGAGGCCGAGCGGCGCCTGGAGGCCTTCCCCGAGGTGCTGTACGTGGCCACCGGCGGGACCAGGAACGGCGACTCGGAGTGGGCGGACCGGGTGAGCGCCCACCGTGAACGGCGGCCCGGGTCGTGGAGCACCGCCGAGACCTGCGACCTCGTGCCGCTGCTCGCCGAGAACGGCCCTGCCCTGCTCATCGACTGCCTCTCGCTGTGGCTGACGTACGCCATGGACGAGGTGAACGCGTGGGACGACGACGAATGGGCGGGCGGTGGTGAGCGCGCGCTGCGCAAGCGGGTCTCGGAGCTCACGGACGCGGTGCGCTCGACCCGGCGCACGGTCGTCGCCGTGTCGAACGAGGTGGGCTCCGGCATCGTCCCCGCGACCGCTTCGGGCCGCCGTTACCGCGATGAACTGGGCCGTCTGAACGCCGCGTTCGCGTCCGAGTGCGAGCACGTGCTGCTGGTCGTGGCGGGCCAGGCGCTCACGCTGCGCGGCTGA
- the cobT gene encoding nicotinate-nucleotide--dimethylbenzimidazole phosphoribosyltransferase encodes MSSLNLDDFTDLIERPDGGVRRDAEERRERQSVPPGALGRLDDLAEWLAAAQSSVPVKPIERPRVILFAGDHGVAGLDVSARPAGGAAELVRAVLSGASPVSVLARRLDVPVRVVDMALDCDPAELPAEVAGHRVRRGSGRVDIEDALTTEEAEAAVRAGMAVADEEADSGTDLVVLGDVSVGGTTPAATLVAALCGTDASVVTGRGGAPIDDLAWMRKCAAVRDSLRRARPVLGDQLELLATVGGADIAAMTGFLLQCAVRRTPVVLDGVVASAAALVAQRVAFRAPDWWLAGHNSGEPAQAKALDRMALDPVLEQGVQVGEGVGALLALPLVRAAAALSAELPEREPEPEVAPEPEPEVAPEPEVAPKPEVAPEAVAPRTAAE; translated from the coding sequence ATGAGCTCGCTGAATCTCGACGACTTCACCGACCTGATCGAGCGGCCCGACGGTGGGGTCCGCCGCGACGCCGAGGAGCGCAGGGAACGGCAGAGCGTGCCGCCCGGAGCGCTCGGCCGCCTGGACGATCTCGCCGAGTGGCTCGCCGCCGCCCAGTCCTCGGTGCCGGTCAAGCCGATCGAGCGACCGCGCGTGATCCTCTTCGCCGGTGACCACGGGGTCGCGGGCCTCGACGTTTCCGCGAGGCCCGCGGGCGGCGCGGCCGAGCTCGTGCGCGCCGTGCTCTCCGGCGCCAGCCCCGTTTCCGTTCTCGCACGCCGTCTCGATGTGCCCGTCAGGGTCGTCGACATGGCCCTGGACTGCGACCCGGCCGAGCTTCCCGCGGAGGTCGCGGGGCATCGGGTGCGGCGCGGCTCGGGCCGCGTCGACATCGAGGACGCGCTGACGACGGAGGAGGCCGAGGCCGCGGTGCGGGCCGGGATGGCCGTCGCCGACGAGGAGGCGGACTCCGGTACCGATCTGGTCGTGCTCGGCGATGTGAGCGTCGGCGGGACGACGCCCGCGGCGACGCTGGTCGCCGCCCTGTGCGGGACCGACGCGTCCGTGGTGACCGGGCGGGGCGGCGCGCCGATCGACGACCTCGCGTGGATGCGCAAGTGCGCGGCGGTACGGGATTCGCTGCGGCGGGCCCGGCCCGTACTCGGGGATCAGCTGGAGCTGCTCGCGACGGTGGGCGGTGCGGACATCGCCGCCATGACCGGGTTCCTGCTGCAGTGCGCGGTGCGCCGCACGCCGGTCGTCCTGGACGGCGTGGTGGCATCGGCCGCGGCCCTCGTGGCCCAGCGGGTCGCCTTCCGGGCGCCGGACTGGTGGCTGGCGGGGCACAACAGCGGGGAGCCCGCGCAGGCCAAGGCCCTTGACCGGATGGCGCTCGACCCGGTGCTCGAACAGGGCGTGCAGGTCGGCGAGGGCGTGGGGGCGCTGCTCGCCCTGCCGCTGGTGCGGGCCGCGGCGGCGCTCTCCGCGGAGCTGCCCGAGCGGGAGCCGGAGCCTGAGGTTGCTCCGGAGCCGGAGCCGGAGGTTGCGCCGGAACCGGAGGTTGCGCCGAAGCCGGAGGTTGCGCCGGAGGCCGTGGCCCCCCGGACCGCAGCGGAGTAG
- a CDS encoding PspA/IM30 family protein: MSGVMKRMGMIFRAKANKALDRAEDPRETLDYSYQKQLELLQKVRRGVADVATSRKRLELQLSQLQKQSSTLEDQGRKALALGREDLAREALSRRAALQQQVTDLETQHQTLQGEEEKLTLAAQRLQAKVDAFRTKKETIKATYTAAQAQTRIGEAFSGISEEMGDVGMAIQRAEDKTAQLQARAGAIDELLASGALDDSSGLAKDDIQSELDRLSGGTDVELELQRMKAELAGGSSASPKQAIEPGQGQPQTQQPQDTPRFDKQ, from the coding sequence ATGAGCGGTGTCATGAAGCGTATGGGGATGATCTTCCGCGCGAAGGCGAACAAGGCCCTTGACCGGGCCGAGGACCCGCGCGAAACCCTCGATTACTCGTACCAGAAGCAGCTCGAGCTGCTGCAGAAGGTGCGCCGCGGTGTCGCCGATGTGGCGACCTCGCGCAAGCGCCTCGAGCTGCAGCTGAGCCAGCTCCAGAAGCAGTCCTCCACCCTCGAGGACCAGGGCCGCAAGGCCCTCGCCCTCGGACGTGAGGACCTCGCCCGTGAGGCGCTCTCGCGCCGTGCGGCGCTTCAGCAGCAGGTGACCGACCTGGAGACGCAGCACCAGACGCTCCAGGGCGAGGAGGAGAAGCTCACCCTCGCGGCGCAGCGCCTCCAGGCCAAGGTCGACGCCTTCCGTACGAAGAAGGAGACGATCAAGGCCACGTACACCGCCGCCCAGGCGCAGACCCGGATCGGCGAGGCCTTCTCCGGCATCTCCGAGGAGATGGGCGACGTCGGCATGGCCATCCAGCGCGCCGAGGACAAGACCGCGCAGCTCCAGGCGCGGGCGGGCGCGATCGACGAACTGCTCGCCTCCGGTGCTCTCGACGACTCCTCCGGGCTCGCCAAGGACGACATCCAGTCCGAGCTGGATCGCCTCTCCGGTGGTACTGATGTAGAGCTGGAACTGCAGCGGATGAAGGCGGAACTGGCGGGTGGCTCGTCGGCGTCGCCGAAGCAGGCCATCGAGCCGGGTCAGGGCCAGCCCCAGACCCAGCAGCCGCAGGACACCCCGCGCTTCGACAAGCAGTAG